From the Bacteroidales bacterium genome, one window contains:
- a CDS encoding GIY-YIG nuclease family protein, with protein MAHVYILYSHILEQYYVGSTDDILEERLRRHLTNHKGFTSKVKDWILAYSEQYKDIHEAWQREIQIKNWKSKKMIQKLIFPK; from the coding sequence ATGGCACACGTTTACATTTTATATTCTCACATTCTTGAGCAGTATTACGTTGGCTCAACTGATGACATTCTTGAGGAAAGATTGAGACGACATCTTACAAACCACAAAGGTTTTACATCTAAAGTTAAAGATTGGATACTCGCTTATTCTGAGCAATACAAGGATATTCATGAAGCATGGCAGCGTGAGATACAGATCAAGAATTGGAAAAGTAAAAAGATGATTCAGAAATTAATATTTCCCAAATAG
- a CDS encoding aldehyde dehydrogenase family protein, whose protein sequence is MALHPHIQPALEKLGIQPLNHGASTGNRWIQTFGEEIYSYSPADGKPIASIRQATWNDYETIMARAQEAFKTWRMVPAPKRGEIVRQIGEELRKYKESLGKLVSYEMGKIYQEGLGEVQEMIDIADFAVGLSRQLYGSTMHSEREKHRMYDQYHPLGVVGVISAFNFPVAVWAWNAMIALVCGDVVLWKPSSKTLLSAIAVHNIIQKVLLDNKVPEGVLNLVAASSKNVGDDFLADRRIPLISVTGSVRVGRHVAKIVADRLGRTILELGGNNAIVVSQYGNLNMALRASLFGAIATAGQRCTSARRVIIHDCIYEKFRDKLIDAYKQINIGNPLDENTVMGPLVDKKAVDDFLHAQKEIIREGGKIAYGGKVLEGPGYESGCYVVPCIAEVENHYQIVQEETFAPILYIMKYKSIEEAIEMHNNVPQGLSSSIFSRNIHETEHFLSHQGSDCGIANVNIATNGAEIGGAFGGEKDTGGGRESGSDAWKAYMRRQTNTINWGTELPLAQGIEFGVMD, encoded by the coding sequence ATGGCATTACATCCCCACATTCAGCCGGCACTCGAAAAGCTGGGTATTCAACCTCTGAACCACGGCGCTTCAACCGGAAACCGATGGATACAAACATTCGGCGAAGAAATTTACTCCTACTCCCCTGCCGATGGCAAGCCCATTGCCAGCATCAGACAGGCAACCTGGAATGATTATGAAACCATTATGGCCCGTGCGCAGGAAGCTTTTAAAACCTGGCGTATGGTTCCTGCCCCAAAACGCGGGGAAATCGTCAGGCAGATTGGTGAAGAATTGCGCAAGTATAAAGAATCGCTGGGCAAACTGGTGAGTTACGAAATGGGTAAAATTTACCAGGAAGGCCTGGGCGAGGTTCAGGAAATGATTGACATTGCCGATTTTGCTGTGGGTTTATCGCGCCAGCTTTACGGTTCCACCATGCATTCCGAACGCGAAAAGCACCGCATGTACGATCAGTATCATCCGCTGGGTGTTGTTGGTGTTATCAGCGCATTTAATTTTCCTGTTGCAGTTTGGGCATGGAATGCGATGATCGCACTTGTTTGCGGAGATGTTGTGCTTTGGAAACCATCATCCAAAACATTGCTCAGCGCTATTGCGGTTCACAACATCATACAAAAAGTGCTGCTCGATAACAAAGTTCCCGAAGGCGTGCTGAACCTGGTAGCTGCCAGCTCAAAAAATGTAGGCGATGATTTTCTTGCCGATCGCCGTATTCCCTTGATTTCAGTCACCGGAAGCGTTAGGGTTGGCCGTCATGTTGCAAAAATTGTTGCGGACCGTTTGGGTCGGACCATACTTGAACTTGGAGGAAACAATGCCATCGTGGTATCGCAATATGGGAACCTGAACATGGCTCTACGGGCAAGCTTGTTTGGTGCCATTGCAACGGCCGGACAACGATGCACCAGCGCAAGGCGCGTGATTATTCACGATTGCATTTATGAGAAATTCCGCGATAAACTGATTGATGCCTACAAACAAATCAACATCGGCAACCCGCTTGACGAAAATACCGTGATGGGCCCGCTGGTTGACAAAAAAGCTGTGGATGATTTCCTGCATGCACAAAAAGAAATCATCAGAGAAGGTGGCAAGATCGCTTACGGCGGAAAGGTACTTGAAGGGCCGGGCTATGAATCGGGCTGTTACGTTGTGCCATGCATTGCTGAAGTTGAGAACCATTACCAGATTGTGCAGGAAGAAACCTTTGCTCCTATTCTCTACATTATGAAATACAAAAGCATTGAAGAAGCCATTGAAATGCACAACAATGTACCGCAAGGCCTTTCATCTTCTATTTTTTCGCGTAACATCCACGAAACTGAACACTTTCTCTCTCACCAGGGTTCTGACTGCGGCATCGCCAACGTGAATATTGCCACCAACGGCGCTGAGATTGGCGGGGCATTCGGTGGTGAAAAAGATACCGGCGGAGGCCGCGAATCCGGCTCCGATGCCTGGAAAGCCTATATGCGCCGCCAAACCAACACCATCAACTGGGGCACCGAGTTGCCACTTGCACAGGGGATTGAATTTGGGGTGATGGATTAG
- a CDS encoding pyrimidine/purine nucleoside phosphorylase gives MFNVNEYFDGKVKSLAFNSRQGKATLGVMAPGEFEFGTSTVEYMTVVSGIMEVMLPGETEWKSYEPFETFMVPKDVRFKVKMSEETAYLCRYE, from the coding sequence ATGTTTAATGTAAACGAGTATTTCGACGGAAAAGTAAAATCACTGGCTTTTAACAGCAGGCAGGGAAAAGCAACACTGGGTGTAATGGCACCAGGAGAATTTGAGTTCGGAACCAGCACGGTAGAATACATGACCGTTGTTTCCGGGATCATGGAAGTAATGTTGCCGGGCGAAACAGAATGGAAATCCTACGAACCATTTGAAACCTTCATGGTTCCGAAAGATGTGCGCTTCAAAGTGAAAATGTCAGAGGAAACTGCATATCTCTGCCGCTACGAATAA
- a CDS encoding SAM-dependent chlorinase/fluorinase: MPVITLISDWGPKDHYTGAVKGAILRYDSGIQIIDITHQVSPFNILQASFILRNTYSEFPEGTIHIIGINTDESEQNPHVAIFHKGHYFVGADNGIFSLAFNEFPEIAIEIEMPQDSEYFTFSTRDRFVKAACHIAAGKPIEELGFVRTMLTERHHFNPVIEASLIKGKVIYIDGYENIFVNITSEIFNRVRQQRAFVIQVRHTEYQIRKIHTSYSDVGNGDIVALFGSTGFLEIAINRGNAASLLGIEVDDYIRIEFEDK, encoded by the coding sequence ATGCCTGTTATTACACTCATAAGCGACTGGGGACCCAAGGATCATTACACCGGGGCCGTGAAGGGTGCAATACTCAGGTACGACTCAGGCATTCAGATCATTGACATCACCCACCAGGTCAGCCCTTTCAACATTTTGCAGGCTTCGTTCATTCTGCGCAATACTTATAGCGAATTTCCTGAAGGCACCATTCACATCATAGGCATAAACACTGATGAATCGGAACAAAATCCTCATGTTGCCATTTTTCATAAAGGCCATTATTTTGTTGGAGCCGATAATGGGATATTTTCATTGGCTTTCAATGAATTCCCTGAAATAGCTATTGAGATAGAAATGCCCCAGGATTCAGAGTATTTTACTTTTTCCACCCGCGATCGCTTTGTAAAAGCTGCCTGTCATATTGCGGCTGGCAAACCTATTGAAGAATTGGGTTTTGTGCGAACCATGCTAACCGAAAGACATCATTTTAATCCTGTTATCGAAGCCTCGCTCATCAAAGGCAAAGTGATTTATATTGATGGCTATGAGAATATTTTTGTGAATATAACCAGCGAAATTTTCAACAGGGTTCGACAACAGCGGGCATTCGTCATACAAGTGAGGCATACTGAATACCAAATCCGTAAAATTCATACATCTTACAGCGATGTCGGCAACGGAGACATCGTCGCACTCTTTGGCTCAACCGGTTTTCTTGAAATTGCTATTAACCGGGGCAATGCGGCAAGCCTGCTGGGAATAGAAGTTGATGATTATATTAGAATTGAATTTGAGGATAAGTAG
- a CDS encoding PhoH family protein, producing MSEAQINLETYNLIDIYGVNDQHLNVIKKYFPKLKLIARGDELRVIGEESETEDFQKKFTLLLLSLDTFGKITDNEINQIMGGEEGGSATQISTPTGNVLVHGRNGMIIKARTANQQRMVDESEKNDLVIAIGPAGTGKTYTAVAIAVRALKNKEIKRIILTRPAVEAGENLGFLPGDLKDKLDPYLQPLYDALRDMIPTQKLLAYLEDGTIEIAPLAFMRGRTLDNVFAILDEAQNATEAQLKMFLTRMGRSAKFLVTGDITQIDLPKSQSSGLVQATTLLKDVQGLSFIFLDETDVIRHKLVSRILRAYAGAGKNN from the coding sequence ATGAGCGAAGCCCAGATCAACCTTGAAACCTACAACCTGATAGATATTTACGGAGTTAACGACCAGCACCTTAACGTTATAAAAAAATATTTCCCGAAACTTAAATTAATAGCCCGTGGCGATGAGTTGCGCGTAATCGGCGAGGAATCTGAAACCGAAGATTTCCAGAAGAAATTTACATTGTTGCTGCTAAGCCTCGATACTTTTGGTAAGATCACCGACAATGAAATTAACCAGATCATGGGCGGCGAAGAGGGTGGTAGTGCGACCCAAATATCAACACCTACGGGAAATGTGCTTGTGCATGGCCGAAATGGTATGATCATTAAGGCCCGAACCGCCAACCAACAGCGAATGGTTGATGAGTCGGAAAAGAATGACCTGGTGATTGCCATTGGCCCGGCCGGAACCGGGAAAACTTACACGGCTGTTGCCATTGCGGTGAGGGCGTTGAAAAACAAGGAAATCAAACGCATTATTCTCACCCGTCCGGCAGTGGAAGCAGGGGAGAACCTAGGCTTCTTGCCCGGCGACCTGAAAGACAAACTCGATCCTTACCTGCAGCCACTTTACGATGCACTGCGTGATATGATCCCAACGCAAAAGCTTCTTGCCTATCTTGAAGATGGCACTATCGAAATTGCACCTTTGGCATTCATGCGTGGCCGAACCCTTGATAATGTCTTTGCCATTTTGGATGAAGCCCAGAATGCTACCGAAGCCCAGTTAAAGATGTTCCTCACCCGCATGGGCCGCTCAGCCAAGTTTCTTGTTACCGGCGATATCACCCAGATTGATTTGCCCAAATCCCAGTCATCGGGTTTGGTTCAGGCAACTACACTGTTGAAAGATGTGCAGGGCCTTTCCTTTATTTTTCTGGATGAAACTGACGTTATCAGGCACAAACTGGTGAGCCGGATTTTGAGGGCTTATGCTGGCGCTGGCAAAAACAATTAG
- a CDS encoding phosphoribosylaminoimidazolesuccinocarboxamide synthase, producing the protein MKSTITNTNFQFPGLSNFYKGKVRDVYTIKDELLVMVTSDRISAFDVVLPEGIPYKGQVLNQIAAEFLDATQDIVPNWKIAVPDPMVMIGRYCEPFKVEMVIRGYLSGHAWREYKSGKRSICGVPMPDGMKENDRFPQPIITPTTKALVGHDEDITRDEIISTGLVDKEEYEKLEQYTLALFQRGTEIAAKMGLILVDTKYEFGKANEEIFLIDEIHTPDSSRYFYLEGYDERQQQGLPQKQLSKEFVREWLMERGFQGKEGQLVPIMDENFVNSVSERYIELYESIIGRKFEKADASNVLKRVETNINRFLEAYYR; encoded by the coding sequence ATGAAATCCACAATCACCAACACCAATTTCCAATTCCCCGGCCTTAGCAATTTTTACAAAGGCAAGGTTCGCGATGTTTATACCATCAAGGATGAACTGCTTGTAATGGTTACCAGTGACCGCATTTCGGCATTTGACGTGGTATTACCCGAAGGCATTCCCTACAAAGGCCAGGTGCTGAACCAAATAGCAGCAGAATTCCTGGATGCAACCCAGGATATTGTCCCCAACTGGAAAATCGCCGTTCCCGATCCCATGGTCATGATTGGCCGTTATTGCGAACCATTTAAAGTAGAAATGGTGATCCGCGGCTATCTTTCGGGTCATGCCTGGCGCGAATATAAAAGCGGTAAACGAAGCATCTGTGGCGTTCCCATGCCCGACGGCATGAAGGAAAACGACAGATTCCCGCAACCTATTATCACCCCAACCACCAAGGCGCTGGTTGGCCATGATGAAGACATCACCCGCGATGAGATCATCAGCACCGGCCTGGTTGACAAAGAAGAATATGAAAAACTTGAGCAATACACACTTGCTTTGTTCCAGCGCGGAACCGAAATTGCCGCAAAGATGGGCCTCATCCTGGTTGACACCAAATACGAATTTGGCAAAGCTAACGAAGAAATATTCCTGATTGACGAAATCCACACTCCCGATTCCTCGCGTTATTTTTATCTTGAAGGCTATGATGAACGCCAGCAGCAAGGGCTTCCGCAAAAACAACTTTCCAAGGAATTTGTAAGGGAATGGCTGATGGAACGCGGTTTCCAGGGCAAGGAAGGCCAATTGGTTCCCATCATGGATGAAAATTTTGTGAATTCCGTTTCCGAACGCTACATCGAACTCTACGAAAGCATCATTGGCCGTAAATTTGAAAAGGCTGATGCAAGCAATGTGCTAAAGCGGGTTGAAACCAATATCAACAGATTTCTGGAGGCGTATTACAGGTAA
- a CDS encoding ATP-binding protein, whose amino-acid sequence MLIERSIKSQLTSQLMNSEKVVIIYGPRQAGKTTLAKQIIQETGLKTLSINADQLKYIDVLSSRDLTKLTSLVSGYEMLFIDEGQRVPEIGINLKILHDEISHLKILVTGSSSFLLSERVSEPLTGRKIVNTLLPVSVSELSVHYNQFELNDHTEERLIYGSYPEVVTNAGNMAKEEYLREISESYIYKDILEIENIKYPMKIRDLLRLLAFQTGSQVSIHELGNNLGLNRETVERYLHLLEQSFIIFSLGAFSTNPRKEVSKSQKFYFYDNGIRNVMADNFNGLKLRNDAGALWENFVITERRKKLLSERLHVSSYFWRTYNGVELDYIEKKNEDISAYEIKYGRANPQAPKSWVNNYGNNYRFITRDNYLEFVI is encoded by the coding sequence ATGTTAATCGAAAGAAGTATTAAATCGCAACTTACAAGCCAACTGATGAACTCAGAAAAAGTTGTAATTATTTATGGCCCACGGCAGGCAGGCAAAACGACGCTGGCTAAGCAGATCATACAGGAAACGGGATTGAAAACGCTCAGCATCAATGCTGATCAGTTGAAATATATTGATGTCTTGTCAAGCCGCGACTTAACCAAACTGACATCCCTTGTTTCGGGTTATGAAATGTTGTTCATTGACGAGGGGCAGCGGGTTCCGGAAATAGGGATCAATCTGAAAATACTGCATGATGAAATTTCCCATCTGAAAATCCTTGTCACTGGTTCATCATCGTTTTTGCTTTCAGAAAGAGTTTCCGAACCACTAACCGGGCGTAAAATCGTCAATACACTATTGCCTGTTTCCGTTTCAGAGCTTTCAGTTCATTATAACCAATTTGAGTTGAATGACCACACTGAAGAACGCCTGATTTACGGATCGTATCCCGAAGTAGTAACTAACGCCGGCAATATGGCAAAAGAAGAATACCTGCGGGAGATTTCCGAGTCCTATATTTATAAGGATATCCTTGAGATTGAAAACATCAAATATCCTATGAAGATAAGAGATTTATTGCGATTACTTGCGTTTCAAACCGGCTCGCAGGTTAGCATCCATGAGTTGGGAAACAATCTGGGATTAAACCGGGAAACCGTTGAGCGGTATCTTCATCTGCTCGAACAATCGTTTATTATTTTCAGTCTCGGAGCTTTCAGCACCAACCCACGAAAGGAAGTCAGCAAATCACAAAAGTTCTACTTTTATGATAATGGAATACGGAATGTGATGGCGGATAATTTTAACGGATTGAAATTGAGAAACGATGCTGGCGCTTTATGGGAAAACTTTGTGATTACAGAAAGACGAAAGAAGCTGCTTTCGGAACGATTGCATGTAAGCAGTTATTTTTGGAGGACTTACAATGGAGTGGAACTGGATTACATTGAAAAAAAGAACGAAGATATTTCGGCTTATGAGATAAAGTACGGACGTGCAAATCCCCAGGCTCCGAAATCATGGGTAAATAATTACGGGAATAATTATCGTTTCATCACTCGTGATAACTACCTTGAATTTGTGATTTGA
- a CDS encoding DUF3997 domain-containing protein has protein sequence MKNLVLTLTIVSLMIITGCSKYPDLGDGYKLDSDGRYTLQIVNFENTIMVSSCILEYTFDSTFVIVSQRPWDSIPGIKAMNYSESNKAFEKSTFQQYWIINKKEKSEYSLDTLSNLARYSNVYGPFTKNEYIQKREELGIPKELVLKEE, from the coding sequence ATGAAAAACCTTGTACTTACACTCACAATAGTTTCCTTGATGATTATTACTGGTTGCTCTAAATATCCTGATTTAGGAGATGGATATAAATTAGATAGTGATGGGAGGTATACATTGCAAATTGTGAATTTTGAGAACACTATAATGGTAAGTTCTTGTATTTTAGAGTACACATTTGACTCAACCTTTGTTATCGTATCTCAACGCCCATGGGATAGTATTCCCGGTATTAAAGCAATGAATTATTCAGAATCTAATAAGGCCTTTGAAAAAAGCACTTTTCAGCAATATTGGATAATCAACAAGAAAGAGAAAAGCGAATATTCCTTGGATACATTATCAAATCTTGCTCGATATTCTAATGTTTATGGCCCATTTACAAAGAATGAATATATACAAAAACGAGAGGAGCTAGGAATACCCAAGGAACTTGTATTGAAAGAAGAATAA
- a CDS encoding T9SS type A sorting domain-containing protein: protein MRIIFPLILLAILPVIAVAQWSNDSNQNTAIGIAAGEQVIPLVTVHPSGTTYIAWFSQENGNYNVRLQKLDIFGNKLWADNGLLISNNLSMSWLTDWDLAVDQGECAILVFQDVRNGYNNIYAYRISPQGEFLWGSNGLALSNNSDFEAAPVVTTTLENNAVFAWSRENTIMIQKVNSSGQKLWGESGIQLQGAEDYTWPTFIPVQEDEILMAFFKQTGPSWAPTKNLFVQRFDADGQQMWGSGIAISNNAGIPAYVKARIISDGDNGAFVSWHRSPGNIFDAYVQHVKHNGNLDYPANGLVLSLSTGTHQLDPVMAFDVATGDLFLFWREHDANQNNRGISGQRISSSGNRLWGDYGKVIIPMQSGEKASLDAAITNGEPVITFSDSPSGSVNSYLRAIRLDDNGNTVWLGGQRSVSSAASDKLHVVSTEFINDQLIMAWEDKRNDGGDIFAQNLKPSGTLGPLQPSLDVYPDTLVFELMEHYIDGLSFVVKNNFPETQSIDSLTQFGNVGGLNMYFWEIYPEMTNLFPYTLNHADSLELTVYWWITVTNREYLYDTVKIWSGGQEYHVIIEMDPSNFPSGIEENQASNDLRAWPNPFSDQISISYPNPNHEPVTFQIFDKMGKMVNTFNIPDSGSENVSFIWDGKNASGNKSAPGVYFLRVASGSQQKVLRVLYMPE, encoded by the coding sequence ATGAGAATAATATTTCCCCTCATTTTGCTGGCCATTCTGCCAGTCATCGCAGTTGCCCAATGGAGCAACGATTCCAATCAAAACACTGCCATAGGGATTGCTGCGGGTGAGCAGGTGATACCCCTGGTTACTGTGCATCCGTCAGGAACAACTTACATTGCCTGGTTCTCACAGGAAAATGGAAACTATAATGTAAGGCTGCAAAAGCTCGATATTTTTGGCAATAAACTTTGGGCGGATAATGGCCTGTTGATTAGCAACAATCTTTCAATGTCGTGGCTAACTGACTGGGATCTGGCAGTTGACCAGGGTGAATGCGCTATTCTGGTTTTTCAGGATGTAAGGAATGGCTATAACAACATCTATGCTTACCGGATTTCTCCGCAAGGTGAATTCCTCTGGGGTTCAAATGGACTTGCGCTCTCCAATAATTCGGATTTTGAAGCAGCGCCGGTGGTAACAACCACTTTAGAGAACAATGCCGTATTCGCCTGGTCGCGTGAAAACACAATCATGATTCAAAAAGTAAACTCTTCCGGTCAGAAGCTTTGGGGCGAAAGCGGGATTCAGTTACAAGGCGCTGAAGATTACACCTGGCCAACTTTTATTCCGGTTCAGGAAGATGAGATCCTGATGGCCTTTTTCAAACAAACCGGTCCTTCCTGGGCTCCTACGAAAAACTTATTTGTGCAACGATTTGATGCCGATGGGCAACAGATGTGGGGTAGCGGCATTGCCATTTCAAATAATGCAGGAATACCGGCTTATGTGAAAGCCAGAATCATTTCAGACGGCGACAATGGTGCATTTGTTAGCTGGCACAGAAGTCCCGGTAACATTTTCGATGCCTACGTTCAGCATGTAAAGCATAATGGTAACCTGGATTATCCTGCTAATGGGCTGGTGTTGAGCCTGAGTACCGGAACCCACCAGCTAGACCCGGTAATGGCATTCGACGTCGCAACTGGTGACTTATTTCTTTTTTGGCGCGAACACGATGCCAATCAGAATAATCGCGGGATTTCGGGGCAAAGAATTTCTTCGTCAGGAAACAGGCTTTGGGGCGATTATGGCAAAGTAATCATTCCAATGCAAAGTGGAGAAAAGGCAAGCTTAGATGCTGCAATCACTAATGGAGAGCCAGTGATCACATTTTCAGATTCTCCTTCCGGGTCAGTAAATTCCTATTTGCGGGCAATTCGCCTGGATGATAACGGGAATACAGTATGGCTGGGAGGGCAACGCTCGGTTTCATCAGCGGCAAGCGACAAACTGCATGTTGTATCCACCGAATTTATTAACGATCAGCTTATCATGGCCTGGGAAGATAAGCGCAATGATGGTGGCGATATCTTTGCCCAAAACCTGAAGCCTAGCGGCACGCTTGGACCATTACAACCATCACTGGATGTTTATCCTGACACGCTGGTATTTGAACTGATGGAACATTATATTGATGGATTAAGTTTTGTTGTCAAAAACAACTTCCCGGAAACGCAAAGCATTGACAGCCTTACCCAATTTGGTAATGTAGGGGGATTAAACATGTATTTCTGGGAAATCTATCCCGAAATGACCAACCTTTTTCCTTATACACTTAATCATGCCGATTCCCTGGAATTGACTGTATATTGGTGGATAACAGTCACAAACCGGGAATATCTTTATGACACCGTAAAAATCTGGTCGGGTGGACAGGAATACCATGTGATCATTGAAATGGACCCGTCAAATTTCCCTTCAGGTATTGAAGAAAACCAGGCTAGCAATGATTTACGAGCCTGGCCCAACCCTTTCAGCGATCAAATAAGTATCTCTTACCCGAACCCAAACCATGAACCCGTAACATTTCAGATATTCGACAAAATGGGAAAAATGGTCAATACCTTTAACATTCCGGATTCCGGTTCAGAAAATGTCAGTTTCATTTGGGATGGGAAAAATGCATCCGGAAACAAATCAGCGCCGGGCGTATATTTTCTGAGGGTAGCGTCAGGCTCCCAGCAAAAGGTGCTGCGGGTTTTGTATATGCCGGAGTAG
- a CDS encoding nucleoside phosphorylase produces MARLQESELILNEDGSVYHLKLHPEDIAGTIILVGDPGRVETISKYFDKVEFKIQNREIITHTGILNNKRLSVMSTGMGTDNIDIVVNELDALVNIDLNKREIKSELTSLNLIRLGTSGAIQPEIPLNAFIVSSHAIGLDGLLHFYSTQHSSFKQDIADAFYKHADWPAKLPTPYVVKASNLLLKKLGKELVKGITATAPGFYGPQGRKLRLDLGMSDLNQKLETFNYEGLKISNFEMETSALYGLSALLGHHALTVCVAIANRHRKEYNRDYKSHVDQLVRIMLERLTA; encoded by the coding sequence ATGGCCAGACTGCAAGAGTCGGAATTAATCCTGAATGAGGACGGCAGCGTTTATCATTTAAAATTACATCCCGAAGATATTGCCGGGACAATTATCCTTGTTGGCGATCCGGGCCGCGTTGAGACCATTTCAAAGTATTTCGACAAGGTTGAATTTAAAATTCAGAACCGCGAGATTATCACGCACACAGGAATACTTAATAATAAAAGACTCAGTGTGATGTCAACCGGTATGGGAACCGATAACATTGACATTGTGGTAAACGAGTTAGATGCGCTCGTAAATATTGATCTCAACAAGAGGGAAATCAAATCAGAACTTACTTCCCTGAACCTAATCCGGCTCGGAACTTCTGGCGCTATTCAACCTGAAATTCCACTCAATGCTTTTATCGTTTCCTCTCATGCCATAGGGCTAGATGGGCTGCTTCATTTTTATTCAACACAACATTCCTCGTTTAAACAGGATATAGCCGATGCTTTTTACAAACATGCTGACTGGCCTGCCAAGCTTCCAACACCTTATGTAGTAAAAGCATCAAATTTGCTTCTCAAAAAACTTGGAAAAGAACTTGTAAAAGGGATTACCGCAACTGCGCCAGGATTTTACGGTCCACAGGGACGTAAGCTCAGGCTGGATCTGGGAATGAGTGATCTGAACCAAAAGCTGGAAACATTCAACTACGAAGGCTTAAAAATCAGCAATTTCGAGATGGAAACCTCGGCTTTGTATGGCTTATCGGCTTTGCTGGGCCACCATGCACTTACCGTTTGTGTCGCCATTGCCAACCGCCACCGTAAGGAATACAACAGGGATTATAAAAGCCATGTGGATCAGTTGGTCCGGATCATGCTTGAAAGGTTAACAGCATAA
- a CDS encoding competence/damage-inducible protein A, whose amino-acid sequence MIADIINIGDELLIGQVINTNASWMAERLNSIGIKVRQITAIADNGDHIKSSIDEAFRFSDLLILTGGLGPTKDDITKQVLADYYKSQMVMHESTLQEVEQFFKLRGRTITELNRRQAEIPESCEPLANSSGTAPGMWFEKDGKILVSVPGVPFEMKALMEDHILPRLASRINGDVIIHKTVLTQGVGESFLADLIEAWEDALPANIRLAYLPQPGIVRLRLTATGNNREIVEQEISQQLENLMKLIPGYVFGFDGDTLEGLIGKMLSDSASTVCTAESCTGGYLAHMITRVPGSSEYFKGSVVAYSNELKTKLLGIDPGLIEKYGAVSREVVEAMATSARKLLNCTYASATSGIAGPSGGSDEKPVGTVWIALARPEGVNAKHFLFGNNRERNIHITSLAALNMLRLTLKGEHIAL is encoded by the coding sequence ATGATTGCAGATATTATAAACATAGGCGACGAGTTGCTAATCGGACAGGTTATTAACACCAATGCTTCGTGGATGGCCGAAAGGCTTAATTCAATCGGCATCAAAGTAAGGCAGATCACTGCCATTGCTGATAATGGCGATCACATCAAAAGCTCCATTGATGAAGCTTTCCGGTTCTCAGATTTGCTTATTCTTACGGGTGGCCTCGGCCCTACAAAAGATGATATAACCAAACAAGTGCTTGCCGATTATTACAAATCGCAGATGGTGATGCACGAATCAACGCTGCAGGAAGTAGAACAATTTTTTAAATTGCGTGGCCGAACCATAACTGAGTTGAACCGCAGACAAGCTGAAATTCCTGAATCTTGCGAGCCCTTGGCCAATTCCAGTGGCACTGCTCCAGGCATGTGGTTCGAAAAGGATGGGAAAATCCTGGTTTCAGTGCCGGGCGTACCTTTTGAGATGAAAGCGTTGATGGAAGATCATATCCTCCCGCGTCTTGCATCCCGGATCAATGGCGATGTTATTATTCACAAAACCGTGTTGACCCAGGGTGTCGGCGAATCCTTCCTGGCCGATCTGATCGAAGCGTGGGAAGACGCATTGCCAGCAAACATCCGCCTTGCATATCTACCTCAGCCCGGAATTGTCAGGCTCCGGCTCACGGCAACCGGCAACAACAGGGAAATAGTTGAACAGGAAATCAGTCAGCAACTTGAGAACCTGATGAAGTTGATCCCAGGCTATGTTTTTGGCTTTGATGGTGATACACTTGAGGGCCTTATCGGAAAAATGCTTAGCGATAGTGCATCAACAGTCTGCACTGCCGAAAGCTGCACTGGCGGTTACCTTGCGCACATGATTACACGTGTTCCTGGAAGTTCGGAATATTTCAAAGGTTCGGTGGTAGCATATTCCAACGAATTGAAAACCAAATTGCTTGGGATTGATCCAGGCCTGATCGAAAAATACGGCGCGGTGAGCCGGGAAGTGGTTGAAGCGATGGCGACTTCTGCCCGGAAACTGCTCAACTGCACTTATGCGTCGGCTACATCAGGGATTGCAGGCCCATCAGGCGGTTCGGACGAAAAACCGGTTGGAACTGTTTGGATCGCACTTGCCCGGCCTGAAGGTGTGAACGCAAAACATTTCCTTTTCGGCAATAACCGAGAGCGAAATATCCATATAACTTCCCTCGCCGCTTTAAATATGCTTAGGCTTACTCTAAAAGGGGAACATATTGCTTTATGA